A segment of the Lolium perenne isolate Kyuss_39 chromosome 3, Kyuss_2.0, whole genome shotgun sequence genome:
TGACTGCTCACAGAAACCAAACAAGAACCAACAAGTAAAGGTATTTCATCAACAGCATAAACTGAAAGCACACTGAAAAGAATGATATAAGTACAGATGACACGCACACACAGGACAAGGTTGTGGTGGTTCAGCTCATGGGTTCAAAAAGACACATGCAATGGGACTCTGATCGAACAACTCCAACACGAATTTTAAGAAGAAGACAAGATCGTAAGTCTAAATAATAGGCAGCCAAGAACAAAGTCTTTTACAGACACAGGACACCATAGATCCCTTGCAAACAACACACACCAACTAGAGCAACCAGAAACTTACGCTACTACCACAGTGACATCTACCTGCATAGCACTAACAAGCAGAACCTTAAACCCTAAGACACCAAGACAGCAACACAATCAGGGATTGGCAGCAGCATGAATGCCGACCGCGTCAGCGCCACCAGGTGTCAATGGCGAGCCACCAATGCCAGGGAAGGAGCTGGAGCCCGGCATCCCGCCGAAGCCTACCTGTGGCGTGACGCCGTTTGGCCCTGGAAACACCCAGTTGACCGACGGGCCAGGGTAGAAGCCACCAAACCCAAAGACGTTCTGGGGATGGTAGGGCTTGGGCTCAGCTGCAGGGATGTCCCTGGCACCATAGCAAGCAACGGTGGTGGCGAGCAGAAGGCCAAGAGCAAGGCTCGCACTGATGCTGCTACGTCTCTCCATTGTTGCTAGTCGCTACTGCTTTTGCTTGCTTACTTCTGGTTTTGCCAAGAACCAGTTGTCCAGGCCCCTCTTTTATAAGCAGTTTGCGTAGTGCACTGTGCACGATGGTTTTCTAACTTGAGGGTCTCTGGTGCAGGACCCACCTATCAGTGAACGTAACTATGACAATGGCTCCAAACGTTTTGGCCACGGTCAAACCAATGTACTGTACAGAACATGGACCGCGTAGGCGCAGATCTCCATGGAACCATAcatgcttagggcatctccaaccgcgcgacccaaacggacgcgctgggccgtccgttttgggccgtttgggtggccgagcggacacgcggacagcggcccgcgtccgcgtgtccgtttgggtcgcacgctgcggccaacgcgcggacgcagcgcataATCGGAGAAAtaccaaaacaaaagaaaaaatgcaaatttaaacaaaatttgattaaacatatgccctattttgggcaaatttgtacatagccctattttgggcaaagaactaacaaaagaagcccctatatgggctttaaaatttaaactaaaaaccctctattagggtttggtcggcggcgcggtggccgccggtgcgccgcctagcccctgtgggcggcgtcgtcgtcgtcgtggacgacgtccccgggcggcgaggcactgttgtggctcgaccgcgccggggactccggccacggagaccacggTGGCCTCCTCCCGAGGCcaagtgggggtccggagccacccgaggtagcggcggcgcacggagtagcgcctcctccccgaggcgctgctccctctcctgccaggcgcggcgcctggccttctggcgccgctcctcctccgcgcggcgcgtggcctcctcccgccgcgccgcttcctcctcctcccgtcgcgcctggcgggcctgggcgtagagctcccagccctcggcttcctccaccgcctgccgggccgcttcctccatctcggaggtgcgaatggccgcatggaggtgcggccatttcgcgtcctcctccgccgccgagatgagcagcgcggcgcggaggtcggggtcctcctccgaggactcgggcttgggctcgagcagca
Coding sequences within it:
- the LOC127326934 gene encoding uncharacterized protein: MERRSSISASLALGLLLATTVACYGARDIPAAEPKPYHPQNVFGFGGFYPGPSVNWVFPGPNGVTPQVGFGGMPGSSSFPGIGGSPLTPGGADAVGIHAAANP